The Salmo salar chromosome ssa06, Ssal_v3.1, whole genome shotgun sequence genome window below encodes:
- the LOC106607839 gene encoding uncharacterized protein produces the protein MFHVSLQQHQCDSTSMIQARTMSLEEQIRDLSPVAASTLARAGIKEDIDIQELTRDDLNELLPGLEHFKLRKKISELLTQSKQDTAKPIDLILNGFREFLPAVVMKNALVPGGVLHGYVPILKDLEKQLAKALHFIQAHVELLESYNEEEPMEAEGNAVFPSADSATAGNQLSNVAALGAVEAHPKRSRRDVPLSRTGKTTRKSHLILQEQLE, from the exons ATGTTTCATGTTTCCTTACAGCAGCATCAGTGTGACAGTACAAGTATGATTCAG GCAAGGACAATGAGTTTGGAAGAGCAAATCAGGGACCTCTCACCAGTTGCAGCATCTACCCTTGCAA GAGCTGGAATTAAAGAGGACATTGATATTCAAGAGTTAACAAGAGATGATCTGAACGAACTTCTGCCAGGCCTTGAGCATTTCAAACTTAGGAAGAAGATCAGTGAACTTCTAACCCAATCTAAACAG GACACAGCTAAACCTATCGATTTAATTCTTAACGGGTTTAGGGAATTCCTTCCAGCTGTTGTCATGAAGA ATGCACTTGTTCCTGGGGGGGTGTTACATGGCTACGTCCCTATTCTTAAAGATTTGGAGAAGCAGCTGGCCAAAGCCCTGCACTTCATTCAGGCACACGTTGAACTGCTTGAGAGCTACAATGAAGAAGAGCCCATGGAGGCTGAGGGCAATGCTGTGTTCCCATCAGCTGACTCTGCTACAGCAGGAAACCAGCTATCCAATGTTGCAG CCTTAGGTGCTGTAGAGGCCCACCCCAAACGATCAAGAAGAGATGTGCCACTTAGCAGAACAGGCAAGACTACAAGGAAATCCCACCTCATACTTCAGGAGCAGCTGGAATAA